In one Halictus rubicundus isolate RS-2024b chromosome 14, iyHalRubi1_principal, whole genome shotgun sequence genomic region, the following are encoded:
- the LOC143361049 gene encoding uncharacterized protein LOC143361049 → MQAFRRYYTVYYCVLCLTGLWPYNESILSKIHRILVFLLTFFCIVIQVSSIKRVEVTLHNMLTMLSYTCPMMLFMIRYIGFVVNFPVVKSFMRNMQHDCDMLDNPIEAQILIKHIEKGRRIVFIFLGMSTIGICAVLALSFIPALMESKTLSQYIQMIGFFYSADDEYIIFIYLHLAATMSLGLLILSCTEALFSVLSHYLCGLFEIVGYRIRSTVDNAAMFVSTDLINLGPAVDMHQRAHELSDALGKDMVMSYLITIVTAIVSFAVNLYRTFLSLTELGTRDPEEVLVSIMVTFMHMVIMFLNNYSGQAVRNTSSQIFTETYNSAWYRIPSSSQKMLLLVLLNSLNGVQISFAGLFIPCYEGLSMMVSSSFSYFTVLYSFQ, encoded by the exons ATGCAAGCGTTCCGGAGATACTATACTGTCTACTACTGTGTGCTATGCCTCACAGGTCTGTGGCCCTACAATGAATCTATTCTGTCAAAGATCCACAGAATCCTGGTGTTTCTGCTCACGTTCTTCTGTATAGTGATCCAG gtGTCCTCTATAAAACGTGTGGAGGTCACGTTGCACAATATGCTTACGATGTTGTCGTATACTTGTCCGATGATGTTGTTTATGATACGATACATTGGTTTCGTCGTCAATTTCCCAGTA GTGAAGTCTTTCATGCGAAACATGCAGCATGATTGCGACATGTTGGACAATCCGATTGAGGCACAGATATTGATAAAACATATAGAGAAAGGGAGACGCATAGTGTTTATATTTTTAG GTATGTCAACGATCGGAATATGCGCCGTGCTGGCACTATCATTCATTCCTGCGTTAATGGAATCGAAAACTCTGTCGCAGTACATTCAGATGATCGGATTCTTTTACTCCGCCGATGACGAATACATTATCTTCATTTACCTGCACCTCGCCGCAACGATGTCACTTGGTTTGCTGATACTTTCGTGCACGGAGGCGTTGTTCTCTGTCCTCTCACACTATCTATGTGGACTGTTCGAAATTGTTGG TTATCGAATACGAAGCACAGTTGACAACGCCGCTATGTTCGTTTCGACCGATCTTATAAACCTTGGCCCTGCCGTGGACATGCACCAGAGAGCTCATGA GCTCTCCGATGCTCTAGGGAAAGATATGGTCATGTCATATCTTATAACAATCGTAACAGCCATTGTTTCGTTCGCCGTGAATTTGTACCGT ACTTTTCTATCGCTCACGGAACTAGGGACTAGAGACCCGGAGGAAGTCCTTGTCTCTATTATGGTGACATTCATGCATATGGTAATTATGTTTCTAAACAATTACAGCGGCCAGGCTGTTCGCAACACTAGTTCCCAAATTTTCACTGAAAC ATACAATTCTGCGTGGTATCGTATACCATCGAGCTCGCAGAAAATGTTGTTGCTCGTGTTGCTAAATAGTTTGAACGGAGTGCAGATTAGTTTTGCCGGTTTGTTCATTCCGTGTTACGAAGGCTTGTCAATG aTGGTGAGCTCGTCTTTTTCCTATTTTACCGTTCTCTATTCGTTCCAGTAG
- the LOC143361054 gene encoding uncharacterized protein LOC143361054, with protein sequence MDTIRKNCRMYYSMLYYAGLWPYDNSIRARVQRVLSNVLLIGCIVCQILTLKNVEHTLKNIVSMLSYTLLMVVYFVRYSGFIANFDLLKSFLEDIDRDYKRLRNETEMEILSKQIQNSNRLSFVICGQVVIVFLVYFVFLLVPTFIPSKHQLHYLHFIGYFYNERSRANDLVCLQIVLTGSIGILAIASTEATFGFYGFYLSALFQIVSYRIRRAVDDSAMLISPGSIDIRSAVTMHQRAFKRADSVGTDMMISSLSAILAAVLSFSVNLYRAFLSITETSPIDEVILAIVMVLGHVLIIFVDNYSGQTLIDNSNEVFKETHNSLWYCVPLESQKTLLFILMKSSTEVQFNLAGLFIPCYEGFATMMSSSFSYFTVLYSV encoded by the exons ATGGACACGATACGGAAAAACTGTCGCATGTATTATAGTATGTTGTATTACGCCGGTCTCTGGCCGTACGACAACTCTATCCGTGCAAGAGTCCAGAGAGTTCTTTCCAATGTGCTCCTAATCGGCTGCATAGTGTGCCAG ATACTGACGTTAAAAAATGTAGAGCATACGTTGAAAAACATAGTCTCGATGTTGTCGTACACCCTTCTGATGGTGGTGTACTTCGTGCGATATTCCGGTTTCATCGCCAATTTCGATCTA CTGAAATCATTTCTAGAGGACATAGACAGAGACTACAAGAGGCTGAGAAACGAAACGGAAATGGAAATACTTTCGAAGCAGATCCAAAATTCGAACCGCCTGAGCTTTGTAATTTGCG GCCAAGTGGTGATAGTGTTCCTCGTCTACTTTGTGTTCCTGCTGGTTCCCACGTTCATACCATCGAAGCATCAGCTGCATTACCTCCATTTTATCGGATATTTTTACAACGAGCGAAGCAGAGCGAACGATCTGGTTTGCCTGCAGATTGTACTGACAGGCTCGATAGGGATATTAGCAATAGCGTCTACAGAAGCGACGTTTGGTTTCTACGGCTTCTACTTATCTGCGTTATTTCAGATCGTCAG TTATAGAATACGAAGAGCAGTCGACGACTCAGCTATGTTGATTTCGCCAGGCTCGATAGACATCCGTTCCGCTGTGACTATGCATCAGAGAGCTTTTAA GCGTGCCGATTCTGTGGGCACCGATATGATGATTTCCTCTTTGTCGGCGATTCTGGCGGCTGTCTTGTCGTTCTCCGTGAATTTATATCGT GCATTCCTGTCGATCACAGAGACGAGTCCGATCGACGAGGTGATTCTCGCTATCGTAATGGTGTTAGGGCATGTGCTGATCATCTTTGTAGATAACTATTCGGGCCAGACTCTAATTGATAATAGTAACGAGGTTTTCAAGGAAAC ACATAACTCGTTGTGGTACTGTGTACCACTCGAGTCCCAAAAAACGTTGCTATTCATACTGATGAAAAGCTCGACCGAAGTACAGTTCAACCTTGCCGGTTTGTTCATTCCATGTTACGAGGGCTTTGCGACG ATGATGAGTTCATCCTTCTCCTACTTTACTGTTCTCTACTCGGTCTAG